In the genome of Caulobacter flavus, the window GCCGACTGCGACGAGCGAATGCTTGAACAGCCGGCCGCCGACCAGCTCGACCTCGACGGACGGGTGCTCCGCGAGCGCGACGGCGATGCTGGGGCTGTGGGTGACCACGGTCGCCCGCAGATCGGCGGGTAGGCTCCGCGCCAGCCGCGCATTGGTGGTGCCGCCGTCGAGAAAGACGATCTGGCCCGGCTGGATCATCCGCGCCGCCGCGCGCGCCAACCTGGCCTTCTCCGCCGTCGCCCGCCCCTCGCGCACGCCGAACGCCGCCACCGCCGGCGAGGCCGGCAGGGCGCCGCCGTGCACCCGCTGCAGCAGGCCCTCGGACGCCAGTTCCCGCAGGTCGCGCCGGATGGTGTCTTCCGAGACGCCCAGGCCCTGGCTGAACGGCTTGGCGACCAAACGGCCTTCCGCGCCCAGCACCCGCAGGATCAGCGCCTTGCGCTCCGACGTCAGCATATATGCACGAACCTTCTTGACTCCGCACGATACTGCACGAATTTAGACACCCAATCCAGGCCCTCCCCAAGGTTCCGTCATGAGCATCGCCGATCGCGTCCGCGTGGAGGACGTCACCGTCCTGTCCGACGACTGGTACACCCTGAAGAAGACGACCTTCTCGTATCGGCGCGCCGACGGGACCTGGCAGCGGCAGTCGCGCGAGACCTACGACCGGGGCAACGGCGCGGCGATCCTGCTCTACGACCCCGCGCGCCGGACCGTCGTTCTGGTCAGCCAGTTCCGCTACCCGGCGTTCGTCAACGGCCACGACGACCTGCTGCTCGAGGTTCCGGCCGGCCTGCTCGACGACGCCGAGCCCGAGGCCCGCATCCGCGCCGAGGTCGAGGAGGAGACGGGCTTTCGCGTGAAGACGGTGCGCAAGATCTTCGACGCCTTCATGAGCCCCGGCTCGGTGACCGAGCGGCTGCACTTCTTCGTCGGCGAATACGCGCCCGAGGACCGGGTGTCGGCCGGCGGCGGCGAGGCCGACGAGGGCGAGGACATCGCCGTCGAGGAGGTGGAGATCGAAGAGGCCCTGGCGATGATCGACACCGGCGCCATCCGCGACGCCAAGACGATCATGCTGCTGCAATACGCGGCGCTGCGGCTGTTCCCGGCGCGGTAACGACACGAAGCGCGGGCGGCAGAAATTCAAACAATCGTTTGACTTCGGCGACACCTCGCCGCCTACTCCCCGCGTCGATCGCCGAGGGAGACGGCCATGGCCTGGGATTTTCTGGTCGCCAAGTCCGACCTGCGCAGCACGCGGTTCCAGGACGTCGACCCGCCGCCGCTGCGGGACGGCGAGGTCCGGCTGGCGGTCGAGAGCTTCGCGCTGACCGCCAACAATGTCACCTACGCCGCCTTCGGCGAGACCATGCGCTACTGGGACTTCTTCCCCGGTCCCGACGGCTGGGGCCGCGTGCCGGTCTGGGGCCATGCCCGGGTCGAGGCCTCGGCCCATCCCGAGGTCGCCGTCGGGCGACGCTTCTACGGCTTCCTGCCGATGTCGACGCATCTGACGGTGCAGGCGCGGCCCGGCCGCGCGGGCCTTTCCGACGCCGCTCCGCATCGCCAGGGCCTGGCGGCGGCCTACAACCACTATCTGGCCGTGGACGACGACGGCGGCCAGGACGACTACCGCGCCCTGTTGCAGCCGCTGTTCATCACCTCGTTCCTGATCGAGGACTTCCTCGACGAGCACGACCGGTTCGGCGCGGCCTCCGTCGTCCTGACCAGCGCCTCGGCCAAGACGGCGATCGGCCTGGCCTGGCTGCTGAAGGCGCGCGGAACGGTGAAGGTGGTCGGCCTGACATCACCGCGCGGCCGGGACTTCGTCGAGGGACTGGGCTGCTACGACCAGGTGCTGGCCTATGGCGAGCTGCCGGGGGCTTCGATCGCGCGGCCGGCCGTCTCGATCGACTTCGCCGGCGACGCGGGCGTGCTGCGCGCCGTGCACGAGACCTTCGGCCAGGACCTGGCCTATTCGATGCTGGTGGGCGGCGCCCACTGGGAGGCCGGCGGCGGCCAGGGCGGCCTGCCAGGCCCCAGGCCGGTGTTCTTCTTCGCGCCCGACCGCATCGCCAAGCGCCGGCAGGACTGGGGCGCCGGCGGGTTCGAGCAGCGTTACGGCGCGGCGTGGAGCGGCTTCGTCGCCGACGCGCCGCGCTGGCTGCACGTCAATCGCTCGCAAGGTCCCGAAGCGATCGCGGCCGCCTGGCTGGCCCAGGTCGACGGCCGCACCCGGCCCGATACCGGCGTGACCCTGGCGCCCTAACCGCCGGCCTTGACGGCGTCCCAGGTGCGGACGCCCGAGCCCTGGCCCAGCGCGGCGCGCAGCCAGGCCAGGTTGTTGTCGACCATCTGCGGCGGCAGGTCCTGGCGGGCCATGCGCTCGGCCTCGTCGACGCGGCCCTGCAGGCCGACGACCAGGGCGAGGTTCTGGCGAATCTGGATCGTCGAGGACGGCATGGCCACGGCCTTGCGCAGCAGGGCCTCGGCGCCGGCCAGGTCGCCGTGACCGGCCAGGTACATGGCGAGATTGGCGGCCGGGACGGCCTCGTTCGGGGCCAGGGCCACGGCCTGGCGATGGGCGACCAGGGCCTCGTCTTCGCGCCTGGACTGCTCCAGGGCCACGCCCAGCAGCGACTGCGGACGCCAGTCGCGCGGCGCGGCGGCCGCAGCGGTTCTGGCCGGCTCGATGGCGAAGAAGCCCTCGCCCCGCGCCAGCTGCACGCGCGCGGCCTCCAGCAGGGCCTCGACGTCGCTCGGGTGCGAGACCAGCACGCGGCTCGCGGCGGCGGCGGCGTCGTCGTAGCGGCCCAGGGCGCGCAGGGCCTGGGACAGGCCCACGCCCGCCTCGGCGTCGCGCGGGTCGGCCTCGAACTCGCCGCTCCAGAAGGCGGCGCGGGCCAGCGGATCCAGGCGGCGGGCCTCGGCGCGTTCGGCCGCGCTCGCCTTGCGCGGCGCGGCGGGCTGAGCGGCCGGCTGGGCGGCGACTGGCGCGCTCTTGCCCGCCTTGTCGCCCTTGTCGGCGGCCATGACCGGCGCGCTCAGCAGAAGAATGGGCGTCAGGACGGTTGCGAGCAGGGCAGGCTTGCGACACATGGAAGGCATGTCTCCGGAAGGTGGGCCGAGCATCGCGCGGCCCCCTCAAGGAATCGTTAAGCATAAATTCGCGAAGGCCCCGGCCCATGACCGAACCCCTGATCACTTCGTCCTCGCGCGGCGCGGCCGACGGTCCCGTGATCCCGGTGCACGCCCTCTGGGAGGACGAGCTGGCGGCCTTCCTCGACGCGCGGCCCAGCTTCGTGCGCGGCTTCGCCCAGCTGTCGGACTTCTCGGCCAAGGCCGGCCAGACCGTGGCCGTGCCCACCCCCGAAGGCGCCCTCGACCGCGTGCTTTTCGGCCTGGGACAACGGGTTAAGGGCGGCCCTGGCGGCGGCCCTGGCGGCGGCAAGCCCGACGCCATGGCCTTCCGCGCCCTGCCGGCCAAGCTGCCGGCCGGCGACTATCGCCTGCACGCCGTCCCCGAGGGACTGGACGCCGCCCAGGTCGCCCTGGCCTTCGCCCTGGGGACCTATCGCTTCGACCGCTTCAAGGCCCGGGGGGCCGATGGGGCGCGACGCCTTGTCGCGCCGGACGGGGTCGAGGTCGCCGAGGTCCAGGCCATCGCCCACGCCTGCGCCCTGGCCCGCGACATGGTCAACAGCCCGGCCAACGCCATGGGCCCGCGCCAGATCGAGACCATCGCCCGCGAGATCGCCGAACAGTTCGGCGCCAGCTTCTCGGCGATCGTCGGCGACGCCCTGCTGGAGCAGAACTATCCGGCCGTCCACGCCGTGGGCCGCGCCGCCGTGCCCGAGCGCGCGCCGCGCATGCTGGAACTGCAGTGGGGCGACGAGAAGAACCCGGTCGTGGTCCTGGTCGGCAAGGGCGTGGTGTTCGACACCGGCGGCCTCGACATCAAGCCCTCGGCCGGCATGCGGCTGATGAAGAAGGACATGGGCGGCGCCGCCCACGCCCTGGCCCTGGCCCGCATGGTCATGGCCGCCAAGCTGCCGGTGCGGCTGGTGGTGCTGGTCCCGGTGGTCGAGAACGCCATCGCCGGCGACGCCATGCGCCCGGGCGACGTGCTCGACAGCCGCGCGGGCCTCACCATCGAGGTCGGCAACACCGACGCCGAAGGCCGCCTGATCCTGGCCGACGCCCTGACCCGCGCCGCCGAGCTGTCGCCGGCCCTGACCATCGACCTGGCCACCCTGACCGGCGCGGCGCGCATCGCCCTGGGTCCGCAGGTGATCCCCTTCTACACCCCCGACGACGCCCTGGCCGGACAGATCGAGACCGGCGCCCGCAAGGCTTCCGACCCCGTCTGGCGCATGCCGCTGTGGGACGGCTATCGCGAGGCGCTGGAAAGCGACGTCGCCGACCTGAAGAACGACCCCGACGGCTGGGCCCAGGCCGGGTCGGTGACCGCCGCCCTGTTCCTGCAGCGGTTCGCCCCGACCAGCGGATCGTGGGTCCACCTCGACATCTTCGCCTGGAACCCCAAGGGCGCCCCCGGCCGTCCCAGCGGCGGCGAGGCCCAGGCCATCCGCGGCCTCTACGCCATGCTGAAGGCCCGGTTCGCCTGATGGATCCGCGCCTCACCCTGGCCCGCCCCGACCTGGCGGACGTCGCCCTGCAGGGGATCGTCGCGGCCGAGCGCTACGAGGCCCCAAAGCGCCGTCAGGTCGCGACCCCGACCGCGGCCCTGCGCAAGGCGCCCGCCGCCGACGCCGAGCAGTGGAACCAGCTGCTGTTCGGCGAGCGCTTCGCCGTGCTCGACGTCAAGGACGGCTTCGCCTGGGGCCAGGCCGCGCGCGACGGCTATGTGGGCTGGGTGGCGGAGGCCGATCTTGCTCCCGTCGGCGAGCCGGCCACCCACCAGGTGGCGGTCTTGAGAACCTATGCGTTCGGCGCGCCCGACATCAAGTCGCGGCCGCAGGGACTCTATTCCCTCAACGCCCTGGTGACGATCGAGGCCCGCGAGGGGCGCTTCGCCAAGGCCGCCGGGGCGGGCTGGTTCGTCGAGGCCCACCTGGCGCCGATCGGCCTGGCCGCCGCCGTCGACCCGGCCGAAGTCGCGCTCGGCTTCCTGGGCGCGCCCTACCAGTGGGGCGGGCGGGAATCCCTGGGCCTGGACTGCTCGGGGCTGGTGCAGCAGGCCCTGGCCGCCTCGGGCCAGGCCGTCCCGCGCGACACCGACATGCAGTTTTCCTTCTTCGAGGCCATCGAAGAAGCCGACCGCCGGCGCGGCGACCTGGTGTTCTGGAAGGGCCACGTGGCGATCCTGCTGGACCGCGACACCATCGTCCACGCCAACGCCCACCACATGGCCGTAGCCATCGAGCCCCTGGCCGAAGCCATCGCCCGCATCGACGCCGCCGGCGTGGGCCGGCCGACGGGGTGGCGGCGCGCCCGGACCTCGCCCCCAAGCGTCGCCTAGTCGACACTGGCGCCCTCGAAACGCGAACAACGGCAACGGGTTACCTCGCCACTCGCCTTGAGCGAGGCCCGTTGTTGTCACGCCGCCGCTTTACCTTTATCGCGACGCATTCTCACCTGTCGGAGAAATCCCCGTGTCGCCCCGTCTCGCCCTGATGCTGTCCACCGCCCTGCTCGCCCCGCTCGCGGCGAGCCCCGTCCTGGCGCAGGAAGCCGACCCGACGGCCGTCGAGGAGGTGATCGTCACCGGCTCGCAGGTGCGCCTGCCGCCCGCCTATGCCGGCGGCCAGGTCGCCAAGGGCGCGCGCGTGGGCCTGCTCGGCGCGCTCGACACCATGGACACCCCGTTCTCGGTGACCAGCTACACCGAGGAGCTGATCCGCAACCAGCAGGCCATCAGCATCGGCGACGTGCTGCAGAACGACCCGACGGTGCGCGTCACCAAGGGCTTCGGCAACTTCCAGGAACTGTACGTCGTGCGCGGCTTCCCCGTGTACTCCGACGACATGACCTACAACGGCCTCTACGGCGTGCTGCCCCGGCAGTTCGTGGCCGCCGAGCTGGTCGAGCGCGTCGACGTGTTCCGCGGCGCCAACGCCTTCCTTAACGGCGCGGCCCCGGGCGGCAGCGGCGTCGGCGGCGCCTTCAACCTCGTGCCCAAGCGCGCCGGTAACAACCCGCTGACCCGCGTCACCGCCGGCTGGGACGGCGGCGAGCAGCTGTACGCCACCGCCGACGTGGCTCGCCGCTTCGGTCCGGCCGACGCTTACGGCGCGCGCCTGAACCTCGGCCTGCACGGCGGCGAGACCAACATCGACGGCCAGGATCGCGACCTGAAGGTGATCGGCCTGGGCCTGGACCGTCGCGGCGAGCGCGCCCGGTTCTCGGCCGACCTGGGCTGGCAGGACCACCACATCGACGCCCCGCGCCCGACCGTCACCCCGGCCGGCGCCATCCCCAAGGCCCCCTCGGCCGACAAGAACTTCGCCCAGGACTGGACCTATACCGACGAGCGCCAGCTGTTCGGCGCGGCGCGCGGCGAGTTCGACCTGACCGACGACGTCAGCGCCTGGGCGGCGATCGGCGGCCGCAAGGGCAAGGAAGACAACGTCCTGGCCAACCCGACCGCCCAGGCGGACGGCACGATCAGCGCCTATCGTTTCGACAACGTCCGCAAGGACACGATCGTCTCGGCCGACGCGGGCCTGCGCGCCAGGTTCGAGACCGGCTCGG includes:
- a CDS encoding NUDIX domain-containing protein, whose product is MSIADRVRVEDVTVLSDDWYTLKKTTFSYRRADGTWQRQSRETYDRGNGAAILLYDPARRTVVLVSQFRYPAFVNGHDDLLLEVPAGLLDDAEPEARIRAEVEEETGFRVKTVRKIFDAFMSPGSVTERLHFFVGEYAPEDRVSAGGGEADEGEDIAVEEVEIEEALAMIDTGAIRDAKTIMLLQYAALRLFPAR
- a CDS encoding C40 family peptidase: MDPRLTLARPDLADVALQGIVAAERYEAPKRRQVATPTAALRKAPAADAEQWNQLLFGERFAVLDVKDGFAWGQAARDGYVGWVAEADLAPVGEPATHQVAVLRTYAFGAPDIKSRPQGLYSLNALVTIEAREGRFAKAAGAGWFVEAHLAPIGLAAAVDPAEVALGFLGAPYQWGGRESLGLDCSGLVQQALAASGQAVPRDTDMQFSFFEAIEEADRRRGDLVFWKGHVAILLDRDTIVHANAHHMAVAIEPLAEAIARIDAAGVGRPTGWRRARTSPPSVA
- a CDS encoding tetratricopeptide repeat protein, whose product is MCRKPALLATVLTPILLLSAPVMAADKGDKAGKSAPVAAQPAAQPAAPRKASAAERAEARRLDPLARAAFWSGEFEADPRDAEAGVGLSQALRALGRYDDAAAAASRVLVSHPSDVEALLEAARVQLARGEGFFAIEPARTAAAAAPRDWRPQSLLGVALEQSRREDEALVAHRQAVALAPNEAVPAANLAMYLAGHGDLAGAEALLRKAVAMPSSTIQIRQNLALVVGLQGRVDEAERMARQDLPPQMVDNNLAWLRAALGQGSGVRTWDAVKAGG
- a CDS encoding leucyl aminopeptidase family protein, which gives rise to MTEPLITSSSRGAADGPVIPVHALWEDELAAFLDARPSFVRGFAQLSDFSAKAGQTVAVPTPEGALDRVLFGLGQRVKGGPGGGPGGGKPDAMAFRALPAKLPAGDYRLHAVPEGLDAAQVALAFALGTYRFDRFKARGADGARRLVAPDGVEVAEVQAIAHACALARDMVNSPANAMGPRQIETIAREIAEQFGASFSAIVGDALLEQNYPAVHAVGRAAVPERAPRMLELQWGDEKNPVVVLVGKGVVFDTGGLDIKPSAGMRLMKKDMGGAAHALALARMVMAAKLPVRLVVLVPVVENAIAGDAMRPGDVLDSRAGLTIEVGNTDAEGRLILADALTRAAELSPALTIDLATLTGAARIALGPQVIPFYTPDDALAGQIETGARKASDPVWRMPLWDGYREALESDVADLKNDPDGWAQAGSVTAALFLQRFAPTSGSWVHLDIFAWNPKGAPGRPSGGEAQAIRGLYAMLKARFA
- a CDS encoding DUF2855 family protein; translation: MAWDFLVAKSDLRSTRFQDVDPPPLRDGEVRLAVESFALTANNVTYAAFGETMRYWDFFPGPDGWGRVPVWGHARVEASAHPEVAVGRRFYGFLPMSTHLTVQARPGRAGLSDAAPHRQGLAAAYNHYLAVDDDGGQDDYRALLQPLFITSFLIEDFLDEHDRFGAASVVLTSASAKTAIGLAWLLKARGTVKVVGLTSPRGRDFVEGLGCYDQVLAYGELPGASIARPAVSIDFAGDAGVLRAVHETFGQDLAYSMLVGGAHWEAGGGQGGLPGPRPVFFFAPDRIAKRRQDWGAGGFEQRYGAAWSGFVADAPRWLHVNRSQGPEAIAAAWLAQVDGRTRPDTGVTLAP
- a CDS encoding DeoR/GlpR family DNA-binding transcription regulator, with the translated sequence MLTSERKALILRVLGAEGRLVAKPFSQGLGVSEDTIRRDLRELASEGLLQRVHGGALPASPAVAAFGVREGRATAEKARLARAAARMIQPGQIVFLDGGTTNARLARSLPADLRATVVTHSPSIAVALAEHPSVEVELVGGRLFKHSLVAVGAAAAEAIARVRADLFFLGATGLHPETGVTTGDPEEAAIKRLIARQSAETVVLATRDKLGAASPYGIVPLAEIGAVLVEPGLPAEMLAPLRAAGATVVEVGQA
- a CDS encoding TonB-dependent receptor; translated protein: MSPRLALMLSTALLAPLAASPVLAQEADPTAVEEVIVTGSQVRLPPAYAGGQVAKGARVGLLGALDTMDTPFSVTSYTEELIRNQQAISIGDVLQNDPTVRVTKGFGNFQELYVVRGFPVYSDDMTYNGLYGVLPRQFVAAELVERVDVFRGANAFLNGAAPGGSGVGGAFNLVPKRAGNNPLTRVTAGWDGGEQLYATADVARRFGPADAYGARLNLGLHGGETNIDGQDRDLKVIGLGLDRRGERARFSADLGWQDHHIDAPRPTVTPAGAIPKAPSADKNFAQDWTYTDERQLFGAARGEFDLTDDVSAWAAIGGRKGKEDNVLANPTAQADGTISAYRFDNVRKDTIVSADAGLRARFETGSVGHSLVASVAQVNLKSRNAYAFSSFAGFASNLYAPVQVARPAADFFIGGSLSDPRVTERSKTRSVAIADTLSFLDERLLVTAGVRYQEIETRSYDYNTGVRNGAYDGDATTPAVAVVYKPSGQISLYANYAEALIPGKTAPGAVNGVAVANAGEILSPFRGEQTELGAKYDAGSFGGTISLFRTTQPSEYFDVASRTYGAGGEQKNQGVELTAYGELTPGLRLIGGATWLDAKVERALDASVEGKAPIGAPEFQTNLNVEYDVAALAGLTLEGRAVYTGSQAANATNTVKLGSWTRFDAGVRYAFEAADRPITLRARVENLADKNQWVAVGGYPGANYLTLGAPRTLRLSVTTDF